The following coding sequences are from one Desulfosporosinus orientis DSM 765 window:
- a CDS encoding type 1 glutamine amidotransferase encodes MKLSICHLYPDLLDLYGDRGNILALEARCRWRGIDTEIRRVSLGEDLDFTRADILFIGGGSDREQGILVEDLMRREDNLGKAIDNGLVVLSICGGYQMLGKYYQMMNGQRIEGLGILDVWTIGGEKRLIGNVVVNLDEETLGIPSSKIKSLVGFENHSGKTYLGEGLSPLGKVLSGHGNNGEDSGEGVRYLNVFGTYLHGPLLPKNPHFADLLLELALKRRGDDGYLNDLDDHLEVLAHQAMVTRLLKHG; translated from the coding sequence ATGAAACTTTCTATCTGCCACCTTTATCCTGATTTGTTGGATCTTTATGGAGATCGAGGCAATATTTTGGCCCTGGAGGCCCGCTGCCGCTGGAGGGGAATTGATACCGAAATTCGACGGGTCTCCCTAGGTGAAGACTTAGATTTCACAAGGGCGGATATTTTGTTTATCGGCGGAGGGTCTGATCGTGAACAAGGTATTTTAGTTGAAGATCTAATGCGCCGGGAAGATAATCTTGGCAAAGCTATTGATAATGGTCTAGTAGTTCTATCTATTTGCGGCGGTTATCAAATGTTGGGGAAATACTATCAAATGATGAATGGACAGCGAATCGAAGGATTAGGTATCTTGGATGTTTGGACAATAGGCGGTGAAAAACGTCTGATTGGAAATGTGGTTGTAAATCTTGATGAAGAGACACTGGGGATACCTTCTTCAAAAATCAAGTCACTGGTTGGATTTGAAAATCACTCAGGCAAAACGTATTTAGGAGAAGGCCTCAGCCCTTTAGGCAAGGTTTTATCCGGTCATGGCAATAATGGTGAGGACAGCGGAGAAGGAGTACGCTATCTGAATGTCTTTGGAACCTATTTGCATGGACCTCTTCTTCCGAAGAATCCTCATTTTGCTGATTTGTTGCTGGAATTGGCTCTGAAAAGACGAGGAGACGACGGCTATCTAAATGATCTAGACGATCATTTGGAGGTACTGGCACATCAGGCAATGGTTACGAGGCTTTTAAAACATGGATAA
- a CDS encoding undecaprenyl-diphosphate phosphatase — protein MNDFVSALILGIVEGITEFLPISSTGHLIIVNQFVGFTEQFAKMFDVVIQLGAILSVVVYFRHRLIPFGNMKSSNNQRIFELWKKTIVGVVPALGIGYLAADYIEERLFNTTVVALALIIGGIILLLIEGRRHAFKIKSIEQLSYRTAFSIGIIQCLAMIPGTSRSASTIIGAMLLGASRVVAAEFSFFLAIPTMVAASGYTLLKNGLLLTPHEFLIVGFGFIVSFIVAWLVIAGFMSYVSRKDFKPFGYYRILLGIVVLVYFSLFAA, from the coding sequence ATGAACGATTTTGTCAGCGCCTTGATTCTGGGGATCGTAGAAGGAATCACAGAATTTCTGCCTATCTCTTCTACAGGACACTTGATCATCGTCAATCAGTTTGTTGGTTTCACAGAACAATTCGCCAAGATGTTTGATGTCGTCATTCAACTGGGAGCGATTCTATCTGTGGTTGTTTATTTTCGGCACAGGCTCATACCCTTCGGAAATATGAAATCCTCAAACAATCAAAGAATATTTGAGCTCTGGAAAAAAACCATCGTTGGAGTTGTCCCCGCTCTGGGGATTGGCTATCTGGCAGCGGATTACATAGAAGAGCGATTGTTTAATACCACCGTTGTAGCCCTGGCACTGATTATAGGCGGCATCATCCTGCTTTTAATCGAAGGACGCAGACATGCCTTTAAAATCAAATCCATAGAACAATTGTCTTACCGGACCGCTTTTTCCATTGGGATTATCCAGTGCTTAGCCATGATTCCGGGAACCTCACGTTCAGCCTCAACCATTATCGGGGCTATGTTATTGGGTGCCTCTCGTGTTGTTGCTGCCGAGTTTTCCTTCTTTTTGGCAATCCCCACTATGGTCGCTGCTTCTGGTTATACCTTATTAAAAAACGGGCTGCTCCTCACACCCCATGAGTTTCTCATCGTAGGATTTGGATTTATAGTATCCTTTATTGTTGCTTGGTTAGTTATTGCCGGATTCATGAGCTATGTCAGCAGAAAAGATTTTAAGCCCTTTGGTTATTACCGGATTTTGCTTGGGATTGTTGTTCTTGTTTACTTTAGCTTATTTGCGGCTTAA
- the alr gene encoding alanine racemase produces MGGRPVWAEVNLQTLRENYFKLKTYTQREIMPIVKADAYGHGAIPVVKTLIACGAKRFGVALLEEALEIKAIFPDVSVMVIGATDPQESDTLVKKEIIPGIFSLEQAKALSDAAVRFKKTAKLHIKVDTGMGRIGFRPGEEAEVLKIANLPNLLIEGIFTHFATADQKDLTFARRQLKAFESFCDELKMKGLTIPIRHAANSAAIIQFPESHFELVRLGISLYGLTPSAQIGGEVGLEPVMSWKARVTHVKSISKGETVSYGRTFQAAYTTKVATIPVGYADGLRRALSNQGEVLIHGRRSTIIGRICMDQTMLEVTKIPEVKVGDLVTILGRDGHEQLTATEMADWIETISYEVVCGISKRVPRIYIEPAEGN; encoded by the coding sequence ATGGGGGGCAGACCGGTTTGGGCTGAGGTGAATTTGCAGACCTTAAGAGAAAACTACTTTAAGCTCAAAACATATACCCAACGTGAAATTATGCCGATTGTCAAGGCAGATGCTTACGGACATGGAGCGATTCCTGTAGTAAAAACACTCATTGCCTGTGGCGCAAAGCGGTTTGGTGTTGCTCTCTTGGAAGAAGCTCTTGAAATTAAAGCAATTTTTCCTGATGTTAGTGTTATGGTTATTGGTGCTACCGATCCCCAGGAGTCGGATACTCTGGTTAAGAAAGAAATCATTCCTGGGATTTTTTCATTAGAACAAGCAAAGGCCCTCTCTGATGCTGCTGTGCGCTTCAAGAAAACAGCGAAACTACATATTAAAGTAGATACAGGGATGGGGAGAATCGGATTTCGCCCAGGTGAGGAAGCTGAGGTTCTTAAAATTGCCAATCTGCCTAACTTATTAATAGAAGGAATCTTTACACACTTTGCCACGGCGGATCAAAAGGATTTGACCTTTGCCCGAAGACAGCTAAAGGCTTTCGAGTCATTTTGCGACGAGCTTAAGATGAAGGGACTTACTATTCCTATTCGCCATGCGGCTAATAGCGCCGCAATTATTCAATTTCCAGAATCTCATTTTGAGCTGGTACGCTTAGGCATTAGCCTTTATGGACTTACGCCATCTGCTCAAATCGGCGGAGAGGTGGGCTTAGAACCGGTAATGTCTTGGAAAGCAAGAGTAACTCATGTTAAAAGTATTAGTAAGGGTGAGACTGTAAGTTATGGCCGCACTTTTCAGGCTGCTTACACAACCAAGGTGGCGACTATCCCGGTGGGGTATGCCGATGGCTTGCGCAGAGCCCTTTCCAATCAAGGGGAGGTACTAATTCATGGGAGGCGCTCAACCATCATTGGCCGGATCTGCATGGACCAGACCATGTTGGAAGTGACCAAGATACCGGAAGTCAAGGTTGGCGATCTTGTAACTATTTTAGGAAGAGATGGTCATGAACAACTGACAGCCACAGAAATGGCGGACTGGATAGAGACAATTAGTTATGAAGTGGTTTGTGGGATTTCTAAGAGAGTTCCCCGCATCTATATTGAGCCAGCGGAAGGAAATTAA
- a CDS encoding Mur ligase family protein, which yields MKRTVRFWIALWAGKILTIGLLMAGKKGTTLPGKVASWIDPEIMGHLSMAYNDGIIMVTGTNGKTTTANLLANILRAAGKDFAFNQAGANLVTGITGALIQNTHWSGSARASLALLEVDEATVPKFCKQLSPSLAIITNFFRDQLDRYGELDTTVRMVRESLGDATVLVLNADDPLVAQFGQNHSRTIYYGVERTPESRVESQETREARFCPSCGTVLDYSLFHYGQLGIYQCTGCGFHRSEPKILAQNVTSEEGMLVFRVDKTGFSIALQGYYNLYNALAALTAARELEIPDKVIEKGLREFVPQAGRMERFYLPQGEATLTLVKNPTGFNQVIQTMIGVAKPLRIVIGINDLAADGRDISWLWDVDFERLGSCDDRIEQVICTGLRAEDMALRLKYAGVAVKKLVIEHSLAGAINGLQENRGEGEAWFILPTYTLLFPLREILDSRQKSTRELAGRKEHGEEARA from the coding sequence ATGAAGCGAACAGTGCGTTTTTGGATTGCCTTATGGGCAGGTAAAATCTTAACCATAGGACTATTGATGGCAGGTAAAAAAGGAACAACCTTGCCCGGCAAGGTTGCAAGCTGGATTGATCCTGAGATTATGGGGCATTTGAGTATGGCCTATAATGATGGAATTATCATGGTAACCGGGACCAATGGGAAGACGACGACAGCAAATCTCCTTGCCAATATTTTACGGGCGGCAGGGAAGGACTTTGCTTTTAATCAAGCTGGTGCCAATCTAGTGACCGGTATCACGGGAGCGTTGATTCAGAATACCCATTGGAGTGGTTCTGCTCGGGCGAGCTTAGCCTTATTGGAAGTAGATGAAGCCACCGTCCCCAAGTTCTGTAAACAACTGTCTCCTAGTTTAGCCATTATTACAAACTTTTTTCGGGATCAGCTTGATCGCTATGGAGAATTGGATACGACGGTTCGGATGGTGAGAGAGTCTCTTGGTGATGCGACGGTTCTCGTTCTCAATGCGGATGACCCTTTAGTGGCTCAATTTGGTCAAAATCACAGCCGGACAATTTATTATGGAGTTGAGCGAACTCCGGAAAGCCGCGTTGAGAGTCAGGAAACCCGGGAAGCCCGGTTTTGCCCTAGCTGTGGGACAGTTTTGGACTATTCCTTATTTCACTACGGACAATTAGGAATTTATCAGTGCACAGGGTGTGGGTTCCATCGTTCCGAACCTAAAATATTAGCCCAGAATGTCACTTCTGAAGAAGGGATGCTGGTATTCCGAGTTGATAAGACTGGGTTTTCCATAGCTTTGCAGGGATATTATAATTTGTACAATGCCTTAGCGGCTTTAACAGCTGCTCGTGAGTTGGAAATTCCGGACAAGGTTATTGAAAAAGGACTGCGGGAGTTTGTCCCTCAAGCGGGACGGATGGAGCGTTTTTATTTGCCGCAAGGGGAGGCTACCTTAACTCTTGTTAAAAATCCAACAGGTTTTAATCAAGTTATTCAGACTATGATTGGCGTCGCTAAACCCTTAAGGATTGTCATCGGAATTAATGATTTAGCTGCCGACGGCCGAGATATTTCTTGGCTGTGGGATGTGGATTTTGAAAGATTAGGCAGCTGCGATGACCGTATCGAGCAGGTGATTTGTACGGGGCTGCGGGCAGAGGATATGGCTTTGAGGCTAAAATATGCCGGAGTAGCCGTTAAGAAACTGGTGATTGAACACAGTTTGGCAGGGGCCATAAATGGTCTTCAGGAAAATCGGGGCGAGGGAGAAGCTTGGTTTATCTTACCAACATACACATTGCTCTTTCCCCTGAGGGAAATTCTGGATAGTCGTCAGAAAAGTACGAGGGAGCTGGCGGGAAGGAAAGAGCATGGAGAGGAGGCCAGGGCATGA
- a CDS encoding bifunctional ADP-dependent NAD(P)H-hydrate dehydratase/NAD(P)H-hydrate epimerase, with amino-acid sequence MRVVNAEQMRQIEEKAIHHYGIPSLLLMENAAWAVVEEIRRCLPKNGNERVNGRKAVILVGKGNNGGDGLAVARHLVFQGMDVTVLLFAAPEDYKGDAAINLRLYQGTEGKLFVIKGEKQRRLTRLALAQAEVVVDALFGIGMRGALPGLIEEYVEEVNNAPGWVVSIDIPSGVEANTGKVYRTAVRAQATVTFGLPKWGLFLGEGPEYCGRVVVDPISIPESYLVDEGISTFVLMDNNVRGILPVRRLKGHKGTHGKGILVAGSKGMSGASVLAGRGALRSGIGLLQIVCPQGIAKEVDANVTEATVWAAPGDEVLNEEAWPVILRQAEKAQALAVGPGLAQNIDFVPVLEEILKNLSCPVLLDADALNLVALETSLLKLRNGRGPLILTPHPGEMARLCQCSVEEIESNRLDIAVSKAVEWEAVVVLKGSVTIIASPDGRAFFNPTGNPGLGTGGTGDVLTGSILAWLAQGVQALEAACLGVYLHGKAADELANEYGWSGFTASEVADQLPKVRRALELKG; translated from the coding sequence GTGCGTGTGGTTAACGCCGAACAGATGCGGCAGATTGAAGAAAAGGCCATTCATCATTATGGTATTCCAAGTTTGCTTCTCATGGAAAATGCAGCTTGGGCAGTGGTCGAAGAGATTCGGCGCTGTCTCCCCAAAAACGGAAATGAACGTGTAAACGGCCGCAAAGCAGTGATTTTGGTTGGGAAAGGAAATAATGGCGGCGACGGGTTGGCCGTTGCCAGGCATTTAGTATTTCAAGGTATGGATGTTACCGTTTTACTATTTGCTGCACCCGAGGACTATAAAGGAGATGCAGCCATTAATTTGCGCCTTTATCAGGGAACTGAGGGCAAACTGTTTGTGATTAAAGGGGAAAAGCAGCGGCGTTTAACCCGTCTGGCTTTAGCCCAAGCGGAAGTTGTCGTGGATGCTCTGTTTGGGATCGGCATGCGCGGAGCTTTGCCGGGGTTAATTGAAGAATATGTGGAAGAAGTTAACAATGCGCCGGGATGGGTGGTTTCTATTGATATTCCCAGCGGAGTTGAGGCTAACACGGGTAAAGTGTATCGCACAGCGGTTCGGGCCCAGGCAACGGTTACTTTTGGACTTCCCAAGTGGGGGCTCTTTCTGGGCGAAGGTCCGGAATACTGCGGGCGGGTTGTGGTCGATCCAATCTCTATTCCTGAGTCCTATTTAGTGGATGAAGGAATTTCTACCTTTGTATTAATGGATAACAATGTACGGGGGATACTTCCTGTACGCCGTTTAAAAGGTCATAAGGGAACTCATGGTAAAGGGATTTTAGTCGCCGGGTCAAAAGGAATGAGCGGGGCCTCTGTTTTGGCCGGCAGGGGGGCTTTGCGAAGCGGGATCGGCCTATTGCAAATAGTATGTCCACAGGGGATTGCCAAAGAAGTGGACGCCAATGTCACAGAGGCAACGGTTTGGGCGGCTCCCGGGGATGAGGTTTTGAATGAAGAAGCTTGGCCGGTAATCTTACGCCAAGCTGAAAAGGCACAAGCTTTAGCGGTGGGGCCGGGCTTAGCTCAAAATATCGACTTTGTTCCAGTCTTAGAAGAAATATTAAAAAATCTCAGCTGTCCTGTCCTTTTGGATGCTGATGCTCTTAATCTGGTGGCCCTGGAGACGAGTCTTCTGAAATTAAGGAATGGCCGGGGGCCTTTGATTCTCACTCCTCATCCTGGAGAAATGGCAAGGCTTTGTCAATGCAGTGTGGAGGAGATTGAAAGCAATCGTTTAGATATTGCGGTGAGTAAAGCCGTTGAGTGGGAAGCAGTGGTTGTCTTAAAAGGCTCTGTTACGATTATTGCTTCGCCGGACGGAAGAGCGTTTTTTAACCCGACAGGAAATCCCGGACTTGGTACAGGAGGGACAGGGGATGTTCTGACGGGGAGTATTCTTGCTTGGCTAGCTCAAGGGGTGCAAGCCCTGGAAGCAGCGTGTCTGGGAGTGTATCTGCATGGGAAAGCCGCCGACGAGCTGGCTAATGAATACGGGTGGTCCGGATTTACGGCTTCAGAAGTGGCTGATCAATTGCCGAAAGTTCGGCGTGCCTTGGAATTAAAGGGTTAA
- the acpS gene encoding holo-ACP synthase — protein MYPGVDVIEIERVEQAFKRQPKLVERLFTERECKALKGKAVQSYAARFAGKEAILKTLGSELPGLSWHDIEILTNPSGEPIVYLSSRAMAKVSVRGGSQVRVSLSHNRTQAMAFAILT, from the coding sequence ATGTATCCGGGAGTTGACGTTATTGAAATTGAACGGGTAGAGCAGGCTTTTAAACGACAGCCAAAGCTTGTTGAGCGTTTGTTCACAGAACGCGAGTGTAAGGCTTTGAAGGGAAAAGCTGTTCAGAGTTATGCCGCTCGTTTTGCGGGGAAAGAGGCAATTTTAAAGACCTTGGGTTCAGAACTGCCAGGGTTATCCTGGCATGATATAGAGATATTGACAAATCCCAGCGGGGAGCCAATAGTTTATCTAAGCTCAAGAGCTATGGCTAAAGTAAGTGTTAGAGGCGGATCTCAAGTTCGTGTAAGTCTATCACATAATCGAACCCAAGCGATGGCTTTTGCAATATTAACGTAA
- a CDS encoding CopG family ribbon-helix-helix protein, whose protein sequence is MAESKRIMISLPESLLAEVDGIVTVEKRNRSEFIREALNSILHERRKKGIHEQMRKGYQEMAQLNLSIARELFSTEQEVLEYYEETMVAYQR, encoded by the coding sequence GTGGCAGAAAGTAAGCGAATAATGATCAGTTTGCCAGAAAGTTTGCTTGCGGAGGTAGATGGGATCGTCACAGTTGAGAAGCGTAATCGCAGTGAGTTTATTCGAGAAGCATTGAATAGCATCCTTCACGAACGCCGGAAAAAAGGGATCCATGAGCAAATGCGTAAGGGGTACCAAGAAATGGCGCAACTGAATTTATCTATAGCCAGAGAATTGTTTTCAACTGAGCAAGAAGTATTAGAGTATTACGAAGAAACGATGGTGGCATATCAGAGATGA